The stretch of DNA TTGAGGTTCCGTTTGCGTTGCTGGAGCGATTCCACATCCGCTTTCAAGCTTTCGCGGTTGGCATCCAGCGACATTAAATCGCCCGTGATTTGGATTTTTTCCTGCTCGGAAATTCCCTCAGCATTACGCTGATTGCGTTTGATGTTGTATTCGCTTTCGGCGCGATGCAATTCGATTTGGGCTTTTTGGAGTTGGCTTTCAAGGTTGAGATCTTCCATCTCGACCAAGACGTCGCCCGGATGAACACGATCGCCATGGTCCACGCGAATATTGCGGACGGTTCCCGCTTCGCTGGCAAATAGGTCGCGGCGGATCCTGGGCTGCAATTTCCCGTCACCTTCCAGACGGAACTCACCCGGCACAAGCGTGAGCACACCAATGATTCCGGCCAGCAACATCAACACCGCCAGGAATTTCGCCAGTCCGCGGCCTTTGAGTTTGGAGACCTGGCTTCCCATCCATTGCCAAACTGGCAGCAGAAACACGCGCTGGTAGCGCTGCGAGTTATACAAGGCGGTTTCGCTGTGCCGCACGACGATCTCGGCCAGTTCCCGCAATTGCGGTTCGGGCTGATTGTCCTCGATCTGCTCTACGACCAACGCACCAAAATAGCGGCTCTCTGCTTCGGGGTCGTCTTGGGTTTCTTTGAGCGGCATGACAAACACCGCTTTGGAACTTCCTTCGTCGACATAGTCCCGCAGGGCCTCTTCGATTCGAGGAGGCAGATCATCTGTTGAACCGGTATAGACCAATGGTTCACCGGCGAAGACAACCGAATCGACCAGTGCGGACATCAATTGTGTAAGGTTGGCGCGGCGGTCGACGACGTCCTGCCCACTGATGGCCTCGATCCGCATTTTTTTACCATGCCGCAGCGCGACGCTGACACGGTCGCAACCGATGAGCCGGCGTCCGTCGTTGGCAACAGTGTAGGCAACGGCATTGGTTTTTAGCGAAGTGTGGACCTGCCGGGTGAAGGATTCCAAACGCGACCAAAGATGTTGGCGATCGACGAGTCCCCGCAGGCGACGGTTTTTGAGGAAACCCGCACCAAGTTCGCAGACTTGGTTCAAAAAGCGCTCGTAGCCTTGTTGCACGACGGGCGCCGCCGAGGGGTTGTGAAAAACTTCTACGAGGCCTTCGGCTGTGCCATCGACAGTCAAGGGACTGGCAACGATCAGATAATCAGTCGGATTGCCGGGGCTGCCGGGTTCGGTGCCCCCACTCTTGGCCGGGATCGCTGCACCGCGATTGTTGGTGAGAATTTGTCCCAGCAAGCGGCCGTGTGTTTGTTGTCCCGCTTCGCCAAGTTGATCAAAACCAACTTCTTGCAAATTGATTTGATAAACAAGTTCCAAAGCGCCGGCATCATTGCGGAGCCAAACCGCTCCGGCGGGCGCGGCTAAGGCGGCCAGGATTCGCCCCAGATAATTGGGGAAATACTCCTCGTCCGAGACATCGGTCTCCGACAGCCGTGCAATCTCGCTCACCAGACGGCGGATCTGCTGCTTGGTTTTTTCAATTTGGCTGGTGCCGGCGGTTTCGGTCGTAGACATGAAAGTCCTAGTGCTGCTCGGCAGCTTGGTTTTCGGAGCGGTTATTCATATACGCCACTCCGGTGTCGCTTTCCTGTTCGTTGTTCGTACTCGAAAACTAAGTTGATATGGTCTACTCCTGGAATGACCACTTCAATTTGTCATGCGGCAATTTGCCGATTCCGCACGAACCCCCAACGGGCTTCGTGTCCTGATCGATACGATCATTTAGGTTGTCACAATTACACGACAGCACAGTCCGAAAGTGAGCAGCCCTTCGGTTGCTGTATTCTGCCAGATGCATGGCAATCCGTCCAACGGGAATTGCTGCCTAGCCTAGAATAAGGCGAAATGTACGAACGGCTCGTTCGGCAGCGGCCGTCGCGATAAACGGTTTTCCTATTTATAATGGTTGCGTAATTCACCGATGAATCAAGCCTCCCGCCGCAGACTTCAAGCGAATCCGCGTCTGGAAGTGTTATCGCTACGATAAAAAAGCCTCCAAAGTAGGCACTACGTCAGAATTTTGTGCAGAGACTTCCGTTGACGCCCACTGAATCAGACACCCCGGTACATCATTCTGCTTCCGATCACACATTGCGACGGCAAGCCGTCGGTTTGGGGTGCTGCTGTTTCAGGCCTGAAAAACTGTGTTTCTTCGGTGTTTCTTCAGCGGCTAGGCGATGCACACTGCGTTGTGGGGTTATTCTGCGGTGTTGAGGAAAGGGTCGAGGCCCATGTTTTCTTGCATCTCGGTGCGGCGTTTTTCGAATTTCATCATTTGTGTGCGTCCGCGGGAATGTTTGCGTTCGATCCTGCGTTGTGCTTTACGGAGCAATTTGACGAGGCGGTCTTTTTGGACGCCGCCGTTGGAAGCTGCGGAGCGGTAACTTTCGCGAATGCGCCGCGCTTTGGCGGTGCCGTAGCCTTCGAGCAATTGGTCGTCCAGTGAGAGGAAAAACTGACTGGAGCCGGGTGCACCGTGGCGGCCGGAGCGACCGACCAGTTGGTTGTCGACCCGTTCGGAGTCATGCCGCTCGGTCCCGATGACGTGCAGGCCCCCCATGGCATCGACTTCTTTGGACACTTTGATATCGGTCCCGCGGCCCGCCATGTTGGTGGCAATGGTCACGGCGCCGAGTTCTCCGGCTTTGGAAACGATCTCCGCTTCCTTTGCATGTTCCTTGGCATTGAGAATGGTGTGCGGGACGCCGTTTTCTTTGAGTAGTTTGCTGACGTGCTCCGACGCATCAATGGAGCGGGTACCGATCAAGACCGGTCGTTGTTGCTCATGCAATTTCCGCGCTTCGTTGACGACCGCTTGCCAACGCGCCTCGGCTTGGGTGAACATTTGGTCGGGCAGGCGTTTGCGCTTCGATGGATAGTGTGTGGGGATTTTCAAGGCGGTCAGGTTGTAGATCCGTCGGACTTCCCAGCGCGAACTCCAAATCGTTCCCGTCATGCCGAGAAGGTTTTTGTACCTTAAAAAATAGTTTTGAATCGTCGTCCGCGCCGCCTGGCTGGTGCCGACCGTTACAGCCACGCGTTCCTTGGCCTCGATGGCTTGGTGCAATCCGCCGCGAAGTTTACGGCCGTGCATAATCCGCCCGGTACCTTCGTCGACGAGTTGAATCTCGCCATCCATCACGACGTATTGCTGATCACACTGAAATTCGAGCAGGACTTTGATCGCCCGCTCGATGTATTCGTATAGTTCCTCCAACGGCATCTGCCGGACAAGATTAGACATCGGCAGCGCGCGGACCTTCCAACGTCCCTCGCGTTTCAATTCGATGGTTTTCTTTTCCGGATCACGGGTAAAGTCTTCGCGGTCCTGAAACTCACCGGCATGCCGCGCCGCCCATTCGTAGGTATCGACGACCTGTTGTTCCGGCTCGGAACTGGGGGCACTGATGATCAATGGGGTACGAGCATCGTCGATCAGGACGCTATCGGCTTCGTCGATAATGGCGCAATA from Symmachiella dynata encodes:
- a CDS encoding HlyD family efflux transporter periplasmic adaptor subunit; the encoded protein is MSTTETAGTSQIEKTKQQIRRLVSEIARLSETDVSDEEYFPNYLGRILAALAAPAGAVWLRNDAGALELVYQINLQEVGFDQLGEAGQQTHGRLLGQILTNNRGAAIPAKSGGTEPGSPGNPTDYLIVASPLTVDGTAEGLVEVFHNPSAAPVVQQGYERFLNQVCELGAGFLKNRRLRGLVDRQHLWSRLESFTRQVHTSLKTNAVAYTVANDGRRLIGCDRVSVALRHGKKMRIEAISGQDVVDRRANLTQLMSALVDSVVFAGEPLVYTGSTDDLPPRIEEALRDYVDEGSSKAVFVMPLKETQDDPEAESRYFGALVVEQIEDNQPEPQLRELAEIVVRHSETALYNSQRYQRVFLLPVWQWMGSQVSKLKGRGLAKFLAVLMLLAGIIGVLTLVPGEFRLEGDGKLQPRIRRDLFASEAGTVRNIRVDHGDRVHPGDVLVEMEDLNLESQLQKAQIELHRAESEYNIKRNQRNAEGISEQEKIQITGDLMSLDANRESLKADVESLQQRKRNLNIISPIEGVVTTWGIEERIANRPVQPGTLLVSVADDQKSWVLEVKVPEDRVGHILRAQQELKPGEQLDVTYVLATNPERRYHGKVEKTAMITEVVEEEGNVVLLTITPDPEDMPEKLRPGAEVKAGIICGERPLGYVYFHPAIDAFYYNVKFWLGY
- a CDS encoding translocase; its protein translation is MSRFGPAWWNAIRARIGGRAARAFAQSALNVRRVNALEDEIKKLTDAELRKASLDLRWRIKGGETLEKVMPRAFAIVREAAQRTVGLRHHDVQLLGGTAMTRRALIEMEPGEGKTLVATLPVYLYALAGQGVHVMTVNDYLAQRDAELMSPVYNLLGMRVGVTNPDFDKNTRRAAYQCDITYGTATQFGFDFLQDRLAMGGEASASGAADLLFGEKGKTETPMQRGHYCAIIDEADSVLIDDARTPLIISAPSSEPEQQVVDTYEWAARHAGEFQDREDFTRDPEKKTIELKREGRWKVRALPMSNLVRQMPLEELYEYIERAIKVLLEFQCDQQYVVMDGEIQLVDEGTGRIMHGRKLRGGLHQAIEAKERVAVTVGTSQAARTTIQNYFLRYKNLLGMTGTIWSSRWEVRRIYNLTALKIPTHYPSKRKRLPDQMFTQAEARWQAVVNEARKLHEQQRPVLIGTRSIDASEHVSKLLKENGVPHTILNAKEHAKEAEIVSKAGELGAVTIATNMAGRGTDIKVSKEVDAMGGLHVIGTERHDSERVDNQLVGRSGRHGAPGSSQFFLSLDDQLLEGYGTAKARRIRESYRSAASNGGVQKDRLVKLLRKAQRRIERKHSRGRTQMMKFEKRRTEMQENMGLDPFLNTAE